The following DNA comes from Poecile atricapillus isolate bPoeAtr1 chromosome 30, bPoeAtr1.hap1, whole genome shotgun sequence.
CCCCCCGGGGACTCCCCCACCCTcacgggaccccccccaggagGGGACCCCTCCCcgtgggggggtcccggggggggttCCTTGCTCCGGGGGGGGGTCCCTTTGGCCGCCCCCCCCCTCACCTCCCCGCGCTCCCGCAGCTGATCGCGGACTGACCCCTCCCGCCCCCCGTCCGcacaggccacgcccactcccCCCGccgaggccacgccccccgGCGCTGATTGGTCGAGGCGGGGGTGAGAGGGGGGACGGGCGGGAGGGGCGGCacgcggggggcggggggggccgCTTAAAGGGGCAACGGCGCCTTAAAGGGGCAACGGCGGGGTCAGAGAggcgggggaggggcggggtgTGGGGCTGATTATGGGGGGGCTCTAGGGCAGGTTGTGGGGCTAAGGGGCGGCCATGGGAGGGTTTATGGGGTGCCTGTAGGGCAGGATATGGGGCAGAGTTATGGGGACGGTTGTTGGGAGCCTCTGCGGGGCAGGTTATGGGGCAGGCTGGCGCTATGGGGCTGCTCTAGGGCTGTTGTTGGGCTGCGGGATGTGTGTGGGGCAGGGTACAGCACAGCTATGGGGTTACAGAGCGCCTGTGGGGCTGTTTATGTGCTTGTGGGGCAGTTCTGGGGAAGGTCACGGGGCTCGGGGGGCAGCTTGGTTCTGTGGGGCAGCTTACGAGGCCGATCATGGGGCAGTTATGGCAGTGCGAGCCATCTGTGGGGCAGCTTACGTGGTTATGGGGCAGGTTACGAGCACGTTCTTGGTCCGGCGTTGAAGTTCTGGGGTCGAATTCGGGGTTCTGGGGCCGCCTTTGGGGCGCCCCCCCACAAGGGGCCCCCCGGCGGTGCTGGAGGACCGAGCGCCATCGAGAGGTTCGGCCAGAGCGGCCGCTCCCGCCTTTGCCCCGCTCCGCCGGCCCCGTACGTCACTTCCGGTCGGGAGAGCGCGAGGGCAGCGCGGGAGCGAAGCGGCGCCGCCATGGCAACGGCGGTGGGGGAGGGGAacggggggctctggggggtttTGCGAGGGGTCTGAGGGGatgggagggtcctggggggggtctggggagaGTCCTGAGGGTGTTTGGGGGGACGTGGGGGCGTTCGGGGGGGATGCCGTGAGGGGATGGGGGAACGTCGTGAGGGGATGGGGGAATCCCTGAGGGTGTTCTGAGGGGTCTCTGAGGGCTCTGAGGGGCTGCGGGGTGtcctgaggagctgggaggtCTGGAGGGGGGTCCCGGAGAGAGATGAGCGGTTTGGGGAGTCCCTGAGGAAGATTTGGGGGAATCTGAGGGGATTGTTGGGATCGTGGACAGGATTAGAGGATCCTGGAGGCTTCTGAGGGGATAAGGGTCGGTCTGAGGAGGATTTGCGGGGTCTGAAGGGAATTAGGGGGGGGTCCTGACCCCTCAGGAGAGAGTTTGGGGGTctttgaggggtttgggggtctctgaggggTTTAAACGTGGCTCGGTGGGAATGAGGGGGTCTGGAAGGGCCCAAAAGAACCGGGGTGTCCCTGAGGATCAGGGGGTGCTGAGCTCAGGAGTTtgtgacccccaaaccccccccattCCCTCCCAGACCCCCAAAGTTCCGGAGGTTCGGGATGTCACCCGGATCGAGCGGATCGGTGAGACACAACCCCCTCGCTTTGGGGGGGTCTCCCCTTTTTGGGGGTCAGAGGGAGTCAGAAATTTGGGGAATCGCTCCCAACTTTTGGGGGGGAGCtgagggggtccccaaaatggGGGGGACACTTTgtaacccccccaaattccttttCCCAGGCGCCCACTCCCACATCCGCGGGCTGGGCCTGGATGATGCCCTGGAGCCGCGACAGGTACGAGGACTGGGGAGGTTTGAGTCTTCTGGGGGGGGGTCTGCACCCCCAGAATTTGGGGGTTCACCGCCCCCCGTggccccccaggtgtcccagggcATGGTGGGGCAGTTGtccgcccgccgcgccgccggcGTCATCCTGGAGATGATCAAGGAAGGGAAAATCGCCGGACGCGCCGTCCTGATCGCCGGGCAGCCCGGGACGGGGAAAACGGCCATTGCTATGGGTTTgtgacccccaaaaacccccaaatcccacccaaaaaccatccccaaatccctgtcctgatccccaggcagcccaggcagggaaAACTGTCGTTGCCGTGAGTGGGtgatcccaaaatcccgcctgatttttcccaaaatcccctcaaatctcTCTTAAACTCACCCCTGACTCTTCCAACCCatccaaaatcccccaaacccaccctaAATTCCCTCTCAAACTGACCCCTGATCCCTCCAatccccctaaatccccccaaattcccctcaaactCACCCCTGACTCCTCCAATCCACCctaaatcccccaaacccaccctaAATTCCCTCTCAAACTCACCCctgacccctccagccccccaaatccccccaaatcccccctcaaACTCACCCctgacccctccagccccccaaatcccccctcaaACTCACCCCTGACTTCTCcaagccccccaaatccccccaaatccctcctcaaactcaccccaaccccaaaatgcccccaaatcccccctcaaACTCACCCCTGGCTCCTCCAgccccccaaaatgcccccaaatcccccctcaaACTCACTCCtggcccctccagccccacaaatccccccaaatcccccctcaaACTCACCCCTGACCCTtccagccccccaaaatccccccaaatgcCCCCTCAAACTCACCCctgacccctccagccccccaaatccccccaaatccccccttttcccccgCAGGGATGGCGCAGGCGCTGGGCCCCGACACGCCGTTCACGGCCATCGCCGGCAGCGAGATTTTCTCCCTGGAAATGTCGCGCACGGAGGCGCTGACCCAGGCCTTCCGCCGCTCCATCGGCGTCCGCATCAAGTACGGCGCCCATTTCGGGGGTCCCACGCCgctttttggggtccccacACCCTTTTTAGTTCCTCTGGCTGGTCGTGTTGCTCGTCTGTTTTAAGTTCTGTTTGGTTTTCCCTCCAGTTCCGGGGTGCTCTGTCAAATTTTGACGTTTTGGTGTCAAATTTTGAGGTCTCCACCCCAATTTCAGGGTCCTCAcctgccccattttggggtccctacgccgtatttttcttttcattccacatttttctttcagctttgaGCTTTTTTGTGGGCTTTAATTTCGTTTTTTTCACCTACTTTTAAGTTTCTTCACAATTTTGGGTTTCTCCATCCTAATTTAAGGGTGCCCCTACTTCAGATTTAGGATCTCCCCTCACAAATTCCAGAATTTGCCCCCTCATTTTCAGTCTCTCCACCACATTTTGTGCTTCCCACTCcccattttcctctttccagctcaagttaatattttcttcctgtcttgGCGTCCCACACACCAATTTTAAGGTTTCCTCCTAAATTTTGGGGTTCTATCTCAATTTTGAATTCCCCCTGCCCCATTCTGGGGTTCCCATATCTTGTTTTATTACTCTGTTAGAGTCTGCACCCCCAGATTTCACTTTCCACCCCAATTTTGGGCTTCTTCCACCCCATTTAATGTCCCAACAActaaattttggggttcccccctcatttttggggtgttccccccttttttttgcCTTACAGGGAAGAGACTGAGATCATCGagggggaggtggtggagatCCAGATCGACCGCCCGGCCACCGGCACGGtgaggggggaccccaaaaccttctttaaacccccaaaatgccctcagggcaccccaaaatcccctcaaagcCCCCCCCAGAATTTCAAGGGCCCCCCAAACCTTGCGTTTCCTCACAGGGGACCAAAGTGGGGAAGCTGACGCTGAAAACGACGGAGATGGAGACCATTTATGATTTGGGGGCGAAGATGATCGAGGCTCTGAGCAAGGAGAAGGTTCAGGCAGGGTGAGTGAGGGTCCCCCAAATtggggagaccccaaaacttGAGACGTGCCCAGAAATTGGGGGTGAGGATCTCAGAATTTGGGGGGTgagggatggaattgggctGGGAGATGATTTAGAAGTTGGGGATAAAGAGAGTAGGGGGCCAAGCAGGGAGAAGGGACAGGAAGGGTGAgtggggggaccccaaaatcagggTGAGGGACCCTGGAATTGGGGTGGGGACCCTGAAATCTGGGGGGAAAGGgtgggaaacgtgaggggagaaaagggcgggaaacgtgaggggagaaaagggcgggaaacgtgaggggagaaaagggcgggaaacgtgaggggagaaaagggcgggaaacgtgaggggagaaaagagcgggaattgtgaggggagaaaggagtgggaaatgtgaggaaagaagaaaaataccaaaatactCCGTTTCCATCCCCAGGGACGTCATCACCATCGACAAGGCCACGGGGAAGATTTCAAAGCTGGGGCGCTCCTTCACCCGGGCACGGGACTACGACGCCATGGGAGCACAggtgaggtttttgggggtctcaggggggcacagggggggttttggggtggccCTGACCCCCTGAGTTCTCCCCCCCAGACGAAATTCGTGCAGTGCCCTGACGGGGAGCTGCAGAAGCGGCGCGAGGTCGTTCACACGGTGTCGCTGCACGAGATCGACGTCATCAACTCCCGCACCCAGGGCTTCCTCGCCCTGTTCTCAGGTACCCCCCGGCCCcaaaagtgaccccaaaacccacaaaccGTCCCTCACCCCAACCCAGAgcttcctctccctcttcttGGGTATCCCCAGACTCCCAAAACtgcccctgggacccccagaaccgcccctgacccccccaaaccccaaatccaggtgacacaggtgagatCAAGCCGGAGGTGCGGGAGCAGATCAACGCCAAAGTGGCCGAGTGGCGTGAGGAGGGCAAGGCCGAGGTCATCCCTGGGGTAAGCCCTGACCCCCAAAACTctcctgggaacccccaaaccGCCTCAGGGAACCCCATAgtcccctgggcacccccaaaccctgcctAGGATCctccaaaccccctcaggagccctcaaaaattcatttatttgaGGAATCAGGTGACAAATGAGCTGCAccaggatcccccaaacccccttgggacccccaaaaccccctcaaggATCGCCAAGAGCACCCCATGACACCCCAAAATGCCCTCAAGGATCGCCAAGAGCACCCCATGACACCCCAAAATGCCTTCAGGGATTGCCAAGAGCACCCCAtgacaccccaaaccctctcaGGAATCACCAAGACCCCTCCAATACACCCCAGGTGCTGTTCATCGACGAGGTTCACATGTTGGACATCGAGAGCTTCTCGTTCCTCAACCGCGCCCTGGAGAGCGACATGGCCCCCGTGCTGATCATGGCCACGAACCGCGGCATCACCAGGTACCTGAGCAACACCTGGGCAACACCTGGgcacccccaaacctcccctgaccccccccTCATCTCCACCTGTCCCTCAGGATCCGAGGCACTTCCCACCGCAGCCCCCACGGGCTCCCACTGGATCTGCTGGACCGGCTGCTGATCATCGCCACGGCCCCGTACGGCGACAAGGAGACACGGCAGATCCTCAAAATCcggtgggacaccccaaaaatacacctgggTACCCCTAAATCCTCCTTGACGCGGCCCAAATGGCGCCTGacacaccccaaaaaccaccaccaCGGCCCTGTGCGGGGAGAAGGAGACCCAGCAGATCCTGAAATGATGGTGGACACTCCTAAAAATCATTTCTGACACCCCAAACACACTTGGGCACCTCTCCAAATCAACCTGAACCCTGAAACCCATCTGGAAATGCCCAAAATGCCCTGAACCTCGAACATGGCTGATCCCCCTCAACACACCTGGGGTGCCCTATAACCCTCACCAGGTTATCTCCAAAATCCTTGTCACCCCAAAAGCCTCCATGATTCTCTCCAGGTGCCCCAATCACCCTTGGGGTGCACCTTGACTTACTTAGGATctccccagacaccccaaaactgctctGGGCCACCCCAACCTCCTCAGGGTGGCTCCCAACCCCTTAAGACACCCCCCAACACCCTCCTGGGTACCCCATAACCCCACTGCGGTGCCCCCAGGCCTCTTTTAGGTGTCCCCCTGCCCGTTTTTGGGGACCCCCTcacccattttggggtccccctgactGTTTTTGGGGCGCAGGTGCGAGGAAGAGGACGTGGAGATGACGGAGGACGCGTACGCGGTGCTGACGCGCATCGGGCTGGAGACGTCGCTGCGCTACGCCATCCAGCTCATCACCGCCGCCAGCCTGGTGGCCAGGAAACGCAAGGTgggcaccccaaatcccacaggaaCCCCGAAATTCGGggggtgggaccccaaaactgcagtCAGGAGGTGGGGTGGGACCCCAAACTGAGGTGGGGGGTGATGTTGTGGGGTGGATGTGAGGTGCTGAGGGAGCTTTGGGGGACTCTGGGGGAGGTTTGTGGGGAGGTCAGCGTGGATTTGGGGTGCTCGTGATGGTTTGGGGTTACACGTGACCATtgggaaaagggcgggaaacgtgaggggagaaaagagcgggaaacgtgaggggagaaaatggtggggaaatgtgaggggagaaaatggtgGGGAAcgtgaggggggaaaatggtgggaaacgtgaggggagaaaagggtaggaaacgtgaggggagaaaatggtgggaaacgtgaggggagaaaatggtggggaaacgtgaggggagaaaagagcaggaaacatgaggggagaaaagagtgGGAATCCTGAGGGCagaaaagggcgggaaacgtgaggggagaaaatggaggggaatgtgaggggagaaaatggtgGGGAAAcgagaggggagaaaatggtggggaaacgtgaggggagaaaatggtggggaaacgtgaggggagaaaagagcgggaaacgtgaggggagaaaatggtggggaaacgtgaggggagaaaagagcgggaaacgtgagggggaaaagggttgaaaacaggtaaaaaatgagaaatgtgaGAGGAGAAAAGGTGGAATtgtgagagggaaaaatggcGGAAAAAcgtgaggggggaaaagagagggaaacgtgaggggagaaaatggtgGGGAAtatgaggggagaaaatggtggggaaacgtgaggggagaaaagagcgggaattgtgaggggagaaaatggtgggaaacgtgaggggggaaaagagcgggaaacgtgaggggggaaaagagcgggaaacgtgaggggggaaaatggtggggaacgtgaggggggaaaagggcggggaaacgtgagggggaaaaatggtggggaaacgtgaggggagaaaaagggggaaacatgaggggagaaaagagtgGGAATCCTGAGAGCagaaaagggcgggaaacgtgaggggagaaaaagggggaaatgtgaggggggaaaatggtggggaacgtgaggggagaaaatggaagggaatgtgaggggagaaatggtggggaaacgtgaggggagaaaagagcgggaaatttgaggggagaaaatggtggggaatgtgaggggagaaaagagcgggaaacgtgaggggagaaaatggtggggaaatgtgagggggaaaaatggtggggaaacgtgagggggaaaaatggtgggGAAcgtgaggggggaaaagagcgggaaacatgaggggagaaaatggtggggaaacgtgaggggagaaaagagcgggaaacgtgagggggaaaaagagcaggaattgtgaggggaaaaaagggtgggaatcatgaggggagaaaagggcgggaaacgtgaggggagaaaatggtggggaatgtgaggggggaaaattgcagaaaagatgaggggggaaaaaagacaggaaatgggaaaagaagGTGTGAAAATGAAGGTGAAGCATTTTGTGGTCTCTGCTGACGTCGGTGCCCTGCCAGGGCGCGGAGGTGGGGGTGGAAGACATCAAACGCGTTTATTCCCTGTTCCTGGACGAGTCGCGCTCCACTCAGTACATGAGGGAGTACCAGGAGGCCTTTCTGTTCAACGAGCTCCGtgagcacctggggacactggggggacgGCTGGGGGCACCCGGGGGTCTCCAAATCAGGGTGGGTAACACGGGACGTGGCACatggggggagcagggaggtgtAAAAACCGCGACAAAATGGGGAGAAACGGCCAAAAATTAGGCGATGGGGAGGGGAAATAgaaggaatgaaggaaaaataaagagaattgGGCGAAATAGTGAgggaaaaatggtaaaatattGATGGAATTTGGCAAAACAAGGGTAAAAGGGGCAAAAATGGAAGAAGTAGAGGAAAAGATGGGCcaaattagggaaaatttgagaaatgaggtaaaaaatggggaaatggggtactgcagggagaaaggaagaTGTTATGGAATTAGGGCAAATAGAAGTTGAGTGTGAATGGGTCAGAATTAAGGAGAACGGAGTGCAAAACGAAATatgggagaaagagagaaacttGGACAAAAATAAGAGGAGAAATTGAACAAAAATTGGataaaaaagggagaaataaggaaaaaatggaacCAAAGTTGGGGGCAAGGGGGTGAAAGTGGGAGAAATTAGGTGAAAATTGGGGAAATCACataaaaaatggtaaaattaTGCAAAAGAAAGGAATTGGGACAAAAATAAGTGGAAAATGGGATGGAAATCAGgtaaaaatgggagaaaatagGTAAAAATGAAGGAATTGGGGCAAagtgaggatttggggacactgatCCCTTCCCCCTTCTCTCCACAGAGAGTGAATCCATGGAAACGCCGTGACCCCCCCGAAATTCCCTCCCCCTCTTTGTACAATAAATGTGATTTGGaaccaaaaatctcccaaaaactGGGGGAGGGTCAGTGCCTTTATTTGGGGGTTCAGTGGGGGTCTTCATCCATCGCTGAACTGGAAGAAGAGGCGCTTTcgttgggggtctggggggtccccaaaatggGGCACAAAGGGGATCTGGAGGATTTGGGAGAAGCCTTCGGAGAGGTCAGGGGCCACAAAGTGTTTCCTGAGGgggaggaaatggggaaaaatcaccTGAAATTGGGTAAAGTGGTTGGAAAACCAGCGAAAACAGCAAATCCAACCAagatggaagaggaagagagaaaagcaaaagccCACCCAAAATGAGGAAGAGAATAGAATAGCAAAGAAACCCTCACAGAATCGGGAAGGAGGCAAAAATAGggaaaactgaagagaaaaaaaaataaattaactagAATAAAtaatggaaagggaaaaaactcCAAGCCagccccaaactcccccaacCTTCCAAAGCTTCTCCAAACTATCCCAAAACACCTCAgatgccccaaaatccccccagaaattccccaaaatgccccagatccccccaaattcctcctgtcccccccccaGACACATCCAAATCACTgcagaccccccaaaaccacccccagtCCCCTCTCACTTGTAACTGAACAGAACAGCGTCGGTGACGGGGACGTGGCCGCTCTGTGTCATATCCCGGAactttttggggtgaaaatccCAAGAAAAGGGTTCACGGGGTGCTGAGGGTTCACCCCCAACCCCTCGGGAGGAGGGTCAGGaccccctcagacccctcctcaccctgcAGTTGTGCCGTGCCTGCTCCAGACTGGCCGTGAACTGGAGGCACCGACACGGCACCGCGGCCTCCCGGGCACAGGACACGAACCTGGGGGCACAGGCCGGgtcagggggtccccaaaacaAAGGACGTAGGGCTCAAAACCCCAGAAAAGGGGTCCTGAGGGCTGGGGGGAGCAgttcccagtgccctcccagtgccctcccagttccctcccagtttccaGACTGGCCTTTGCCGCGATTCGGGGTCGGGGTTGGTGTTGTCGACGACGACGGGGCGGCCCCGAGCCAGGGCGGCCGAGCAGGCGGAGACGCAGCGCTGCCATGAGCCCAGCGTGTCCTGGGGGTTACCGGGGGTGTCTCAGAGCTCACTCTGGGCCAGGCTGCCCGAACAGGCACAGACACAGCGCGGCCATCAGCCCACAGCGCCCTGGAGCTCACACGGGGGTCAGCAGCTCACCCTGTTCACGTACTCATATCCCGCAGGAATCAGGTGACGCTTCACGAAAGTGGATTTGCCggctgaggggaaaaaaaaaatcttcctttttcctctcacGTTTCCCACAATTTTCCAGTTTCcaacccttttttccctcctcacgtttcccacatttttcccctcacattccccttttctcccctcacatttcctacccttttcttccctcacgttttcccgccctttcctcccctcacgtttcccacTCTTtcctcccctcacgtttcccgctcttttctcccctcacaattctcgctcttttctcccctcacgtttcccgctcttttctcccctcacgtttcccgctcttttctcccctcacgtttcccgctcttttctcccctcacatttcctacccttttctcccctcacgcttccccctttttctcccctcacgtttcccacTCTTtcctcccctcacgtttcccgctcttttctcccctcacattccccaccattttctcccctcacgtttcccgcccttttctcccctcacgtttcccgcccttttctcccctcatgtttcccgctcttttctcccctcacgtttcccgcccttttctcccctcacgtttcccgcccttttctcccc
Coding sequences within:
- the RUVBL2 gene encoding ruvB-like 2 isoform X2, producing the protein MGQLWQCEPSVGQLTWLWGRLRARSWSGVEVLGSNSGFWGRLWGAPPQGAPRRCWRTERHREVRPERPLPPLPRSAGPTPKVPEVRDVTRIERIGAHSHIRGLGLDDALEPRQVSQGMVGQLSARRAAGVILEMIKEGKIAGRAVLIAGQPGTGKTAIAMGMAQALGPDTPFTAIAGSEIFSLEMSRTEALTQAFRRSIGVRIKEETEIIEGEVVEIQIDRPATGTGTKVGKLTLKTTEMETIYDLGAKMIEALSKEKVQAGDVITIDKATGKISKLGRSFTRARDYDAMGAQTKFVQCPDGELQKRREVVHTVSLHEIDVINSRTQGFLALFSGDTGEIKPEVREQINAKVAEWREEGKAEVIPGVLFIDEVHMLDIESFSFLNRALESDMAPVLIMATNRGITRIRGTSHRSPHGLPLDLLDRLLIIATAPYGDKETRQILKIRCEEEDVEMTEDAYAVLTRIGLETSLRYAIQLITAASLVARKRKGAEVGVEDIKRVYSLFLDESRSTQYMREYQEAFLFNELQSESMETP
- the RUVBL2 gene encoding ruvB-like 2 isoform X1; protein product: MGQSYGDGCWEPLRGRLWGRLALWGCSRAVVGLRDVCGAGYSTAMGLQSACGAVYVLVGQFWGRSRGSGGSLVLWGSLRGRSWGSYGSASHLWGSLRGYGAGYEHVLGPALKFWGRIRGSGAAFGAPPHKGPPGGAGGPSAIERFGQSGRSRLCPAPPAPYVTSGRESARAARERSGAAMATATPKVPEVRDVTRIERIGAHSHIRGLGLDDALEPRQVSQGMVGQLSARRAAGVILEMIKEGKIAGRAVLIAGQPGTGKTAIAMGMAQALGPDTPFTAIAGSEIFSLEMSRTEALTQAFRRSIGVRIKEETEIIEGEVVEIQIDRPATGTGTKVGKLTLKTTEMETIYDLGAKMIEALSKEKVQAGDVITIDKATGKISKLGRSFTRARDYDAMGAQTKFVQCPDGELQKRREVVHTVSLHEIDVINSRTQGFLALFSGDTGEIKPEVREQINAKVAEWREEGKAEVIPGVLFIDEVHMLDIESFSFLNRALESDMAPVLIMATNRGITRIRGTSHRSPHGLPLDLLDRLLIIATAPYGDKETRQILKIRCEEEDVEMTEDAYAVLTRIGLETSLRYAIQLITAASLVARKRKGAEVGVEDIKRVYSLFLDESRSTQYMREYQEAFLFNELQSESMETP